In Candidatus Nealsonbacteria bacterium DGGOD1a, one DNA window encodes the following:
- a CDS encoding ISNCY family transposase: MEKELFKMTQKELDRYEVIRKLIAKEITPGDAAKQLGRSVRQVKRLRNKVREKGANGIIHGLRGKQSNNKTDLKIWEKSGQIISEKYPDFGPTLAHEKLVEVEGIKIGKQTTRNLMIAKKIWMPKPRKQNQEFRCQRERKESPGELEQFDGCYHFWFEKRGDESCLLASVDDATGRITRAEFTDSESVINVFQFWKGYLQESGKPIAIYLDKFSTYKINHKNAKDNSEMITQFQRAARELDITLITANSPQAKGRIERLFDTLQDRLVKELRLRGISDIAAASKFLKEEFIPDFNQRFSVIPKKKNDLHRQLPDFQSSNLDAIFSVQSQRRVQNDFTIRFKNQWIQIAKEQIATVRRKDEILMEERLDGSLAIRLRDKYLNFKILPAKPLKAKELIAAIPAKRIISKPPADHPWRKQIAAEIAKINC, from the coding sequence ATGGAAAAAGAATTATTCAAGATGACGCAAAAAGAGCTGGACAGGTATGAAGTAATAAGAAAATTGATCGCCAAAGAAATCACTCCGGGCGATGCGGCCAAGCAGCTGGGGCGGTCGGTAAGGCAGGTAAAGCGATTGCGCAACAAAGTGCGGGAGAAAGGCGCCAATGGGATCATTCACGGCTTGCGAGGCAAGCAAAGCAACAATAAGACCGATCTTAAAATCTGGGAAAAATCCGGACAAATAATTTCAGAAAAGTATCCTGATTTCGGCCCGACCTTGGCGCATGAAAAACTGGTTGAGGTTGAAGGAATAAAAATTGGCAAGCAGACCACGCGCAATTTAATGATCGCAAAAAAGATTTGGATGCCCAAACCAAGAAAACAAAACCAGGAATTCCGCTGCCAAAGAGAACGCAAAGAATCGCCGGGCGAGCTGGAACAATTCGACGGCTGTTACCACTTCTGGTTTGAGAAACGCGGCGATGAATCTTGTTTGTTGGCCTCCGTCGACGATGCCACCGGCCGGATCACCCGGGCGGAATTCACGGATAGCGAAAGCGTCATCAATGTGTTTCAATTCTGGAAAGGCTACCTCCAAGAATCAGGCAAACCGATAGCCATCTACCTGGATAAATTCAGTACATATAAGATCAATCACAAAAATGCAAAAGACAACAGCGAAATGATCACCCAGTTTCAGAGAGCCGCCCGGGAACTGGATATAACCCTGATCACCGCCAACAGCCCGCAAGCCAAAGGCCGAATCGAACGGCTCTTTGACACTTTGCAGGACCGGCTGGTCAAGGAATTGCGATTGCGCGGCATCAGCGATATCGCCGCGGCCAGCAAATTCTTAAAAGAAGAATTCATTCCGGATTTCAATCAAAGATTTTCGGTGATTCCCAAAAAGAAAAACGATCTGCACCGGCAGCTGCCCGATTTTCAAAGTTCAAATCTTGACGCGATATTTTCCGTCCAATCGCAAAGGCGGGTACAGAATGATTTCACGATAAGGTTCAAAAACCAATGGATACAGATCGCCAAAGAGCAGATCGCCACCGTGCGCCGCAAGGATGAAATTTTGATGGAAGAGCGGCTCGACGGATCGCTGGCGATCCGTCTGCGGGATAAATATTTAAACTTCAAAATCCTGCCGGCCAAGCCGTTGAAAGCCAAAGAATTGATTGCCGCCATACCGGCAAAAAGAATCATCTCCAAGCCACCGGCGGATCATCCTTGGCGCAAACAAATCGCCGCTGAAATCGCAAAAATCAATTGTTAA
- a CDS encoding NTP transferase domain-containing protein has protein sequence MADNNKENNQSLQAVILAGGESLRFWPLNPRHKSLLRIMGKPLIWYTIDGLRKIGVEDIVIVQGLKRDIEEELKNFPEIKNISYAIQPEANGMSGAMIAAKSRIKGQFFVVFAHSVDCQGAAEKMLEKSRRTGARTVLVGQETKDPWLYGVARLEGDKLLEVIEKPEQGKEPSNIKINGIYLLDNRYFDYLEKVIGTVHFNKEFEAAVLAYAKENDSRIVELDRDYEGISLKYPWHLFKVRKYLFDNFLTKKTVARSAWVAKNATIEGNVFIGENVKIYEGAVIKGPCYIGENSIVGNNSIVRDYCDLENGAMVGALCEAGRVIFQPDVHVHSGYFGDSIFDRGVRVGAGAITANVRLDREPISARVKKERDGVKVLAKVDTGLKSLGTIIGENSKIGARATILPARFIGKNCQINAGSIVSRNMDDDGKI, from the coding sequence ATGGCAGACAATAATAAAGAAAACAATCAATCGTTGCAGGCGGTGATTTTGGCCGGGGGGGAGTCGTTGCGATTTTGGCCGCTGAATCCAAGGCACAAAAGCTTGTTGCGGATTATGGGCAAGCCGCTGATTTGGTATACGATTGACGGTTTGCGGAAAATCGGCGTTGAAGATATTGTTATCGTGCAAGGATTGAAACGCGATATCGAAGAAGAACTGAAAAATTTTCCCGAAATTAAAAATATCAGCTACGCGATCCAGCCGGAAGCGAACGGAATGAGCGGGGCGATGATCGCGGCGAAAAGCCGTATCAAAGGGCAATTTTTCGTGGTATTCGCGCACAGCGTTGATTGCCAAGGCGCGGCCGAAAAGATGTTGGAGAAAAGCCGCCGGACCGGCGCCAGAACCGTGCTGGTCGGGCAGGAAACCAAAGATCCGTGGCTTTACGGCGTTGCCCGCTTGGAGGGAGACAAGCTGTTGGAAGTGATTGAAAAGCCGGAACAGGGCAAAGAGCCGTCGAACATCAAGATTAACGGTATTTATTTGCTGGACAATCGGTATTTTGATTATTTGGAAAAAGTTATCGGCACGGTTCATTTTAATAAAGAGTTTGAAGCCGCGGTTTTGGCCTATGCCAAGGAAAACGATTCCCGTATCGTGGAATTGGATAGAGATTATGAGGGCATATCGCTTAAATACCCGTGGCATTTGTTTAAGGTTCGGAAATATCTTTTTGATAATTTTCTGACCAAAAAAACGGTTGCCAGATCCGCTTGGGTCGCTAAAAACGCGACAATTGAAGGCAATGTTTTTATCGGTGAAAATGTAAAAATTTACGAAGGCGCGGTGATAAAAGGGCCGTGTTACATCGGCGAAAATTCCATTGTCGGCAACAATTCAATCGTGCGCGATTATTGCGATTTGGAAAATGGCGCGATGGTGGGCGCGCTTTGCGAAGCGGGGCGCGTGATTTTTCAGCCCGATGTCCATGTTCATTCGGGATATTTCGGCGATTCGATTTTTGATCGGGGAGTGAGGGTTGGCGCGGGTGCGATCACCGCCAATGTGCGGCTGGATCGGGAGCCGATATCCGCGCGGGTGAAAAAGGAGAGAGACGGTGTGAAAGTATTGGCCAAAGTTGACACGGGGCTAAAATCCCTGGGCACGATCATCGGCGAAAATTCCAAAATCGGGGCGCGCGCGACCATTTTGCCCGCCCGCTTTATCGGCAAAAATTGCCAAATCAACGCCGGCTCCATTGTTTCGCGCAATATGGACGACGACGGTAAAATTTGA
- a CDS encoding DUF5320 domain-containing protein: protein MPRFDQTGPMGQGPRTGRGMGPCGGGMGWGGGCGWGRGMGMGFGRRRFISPKNEAAALEEEAVMLEEELKAIKEEIAALKKEK, encoded by the coding sequence ATGCCGAGATTTGATCAAACCGGTCCGATGGGCCAAGGCCCGCGCACCGGCAGGGGAATGGGTCCTTGCGGCGGCGGAATGGGCTGGGGAGGCGGTTGCGGCTGGGGCCGCGGAATGGGAATGGGATTTGGCCGCCGGAGATTTATTTCTCCCAAGAATGAGGCGGCGGCGCTGGAGGAAGAAGCGGTGATGCTGGAAGAAGAATTGAAAGCGATAAAAGAGGAAATCGCCGCGCTGAAAAAAGAAAAATGA
- the tsaD gene encoding tRNA (adenosine(37)-N6)-threonylcarbamoyltransferase complex transferase subunit TsaD, translating to MQFAKKGGELYFLAIETSCDDTSISVLRAKEDKGKLEKIEALSNVVSSQTELHAGYGGVYPFLAKREHQKNLPFVFEDATKKFDLSKLKFIVVTQGPGLDPCLWTGINFAQDLAKKYNLPLAGANHLEAHFLANLITLKIGEEKFAKNYLPAVCLVVSGGHTLLFLASGIGDYKLLGQTQDDAAGECFDKAARILGLGYPGGPEIAKYAQKYSKRVGPFLNKKGPTLLDAPSETKVKLPRPMIAQKNYNFSFSGLKTAVLYAHQKQNEETRKSPEYPRMMSFEIQQAIVDVLVSKTARAAKEFAAKSIIIGGGVSANAALREAMQKAADELNMKFLAPGADLSMDNAAMAGVAGYFAFKRGEAVASPDDLTSEPNLGI from the coding sequence ATGCAATTTGCAAAAAAAGGCGGAGAACTGTATTTTTTGGCGATTGAGACTTCTTGCGACGACACTTCAATCAGCGTTTTGCGGGCAAAGGAGGATAAGGGGAAATTGGAGAAGATTGAGGCGCTGTCCAATGTTGTTTCTTCGCAAACCGAATTGCACGCCGGATACGGCGGAGTGTATCCGTTTTTGGCAAAACGCGAGCATCAGAAAAATCTGCCTTTCGTTTTTGAAGACGCGACAAAAAAATTTGATTTATCAAAATTAAAATTTATCGTCGTAACGCAAGGGCCGGGCTTGGATCCGTGCCTATGGACGGGAATAAATTTCGCGCAAGATTTGGCGAAGAAATACAACTTGCCGTTGGCGGGAGCCAATCATTTGGAGGCGCATTTTTTGGCGAATTTGATAACTTTGAAAATCGGCGAAGAAAAATTTGCCAAAAACTATTTGCCGGCGGTTTGTTTGGTGGTTTCGGGCGGACACACGCTGTTGTTCTTGGCTAGCGGCATCGGCGATTACAAATTGCTGGGACAAACCCAAGATGACGCGGCGGGCGAGTGTTTTGACAAAGCCGCGCGCATTTTGGGCTTGGGCTATCCCGGCGGCCCGGAGATTGCAAAATATGCCCAAAAATATTCTAAAAGGGTCGGACCCTTTTTGAATAAAAAGGGTCCGACCCTTTTAGATGCTCCTTCGGAAACCAAAGTCAAATTGCCGCGGCCGATGATTGCCCAAAAAAATTACAATTTCAGTTTTTCGGGATTGAAAACCGCGGTGCTGTACGCGCATCAAAAGCAGAACGAAGAAACGCGAAAATCGCCGGAATATCCGCGAATGATGAGTTTTGAGATTCAACAGGCGATCGTTGATGTGCTGGTTTCAAAAACGGCGCGGGCGGCCAAAGAATTTGCCGCCAAATCAATCATTATCGGCGGCGGCGTGAGCGCCAATGCGGCTTTGCGCGAGGCAATGCAAAAAGCGGCTGATGAACTGAATATGAAATTTCTCGCGCCCGGCGCGGATTTATCAATGGATAACGCGGCCATGGCCGGAGTCGCGGGCTACTTTGCTTTTAAAAGGGGGGAGGCGGTTGCCAGCCCTGATGATTTGACATCCGAACCGAATTTGGGAATATGA
- a CDS encoding 2-phospho-L-lactate transferase CofD family protein: MMAQKKQKKAAIDKKLKIVCIGGGNLMPKVILEPLKKYPVQLTGITSMVDSGGAAGQFRERFGVLPPGDIRRHVLALSNAPKWKKQLWSFRFGNESFGVGHTGHVLSNAFIACLELNLKSHRKAMAIVSEFMELGDNRALPMIIDKTHIFAEMENGDILEGEREIELSENHDANLKIGKIFQKPESKMFPESKKAILEADLIILGPGDLYSSIAPCFLPKDAPAIFKKSKGKKILVSNTVARIGETHGFTIAKFAAEVEKYMGSELDFVLYHNGIIDDDILNSYRKENPEIGELLSIDDDLPKNKFIGRDIYKKNKFAYDSKKVIANIFKLLKL, encoded by the coding sequence ATGATGGCGCAAAAAAAACAAAAAAAAGCGGCGATTGATAAAAAATTAAAAATTGTTTGCATTGGCGGCGGTAATTTAATGCCTAAAGTGATTTTGGAACCGCTGAAAAAATATCCGGTACAATTGACGGGGATTACTTCAATGGTGGATAGCGGCGGAGCGGCCGGCCAGTTCAGGGAACGATTCGGGGTTTTGCCGCCCGGAGATATTCGTCGCCATGTTTTAGCGTTGTCCAATGCGCCTAAGTGGAAAAAACAGCTTTGGTCGTTTCGTTTTGGCAATGAGTCATTTGGCGTCGGGCATACGGGACATGTTTTGTCCAATGCGTTTATCGCTTGTTTGGAATTGAATTTAAAAAGTCATCGCAAAGCGATGGCAATCGTTTCGGAATTTATGGAACTTGGAGATAACCGCGCGTTGCCGATGATTATTGATAAGACCCATATTTTTGCCGAAATGGAAAACGGCGATATTCTTGAGGGCGAGCGGGAGATTGAGTTGTCGGAAAATCATGACGCAAATTTGAAAATCGGGAAAATTTTTCAAAAACCGGAATCAAAAATGTTTCCCGAATCAAAAAAAGCGATACTGGAAGCCGATTTGATCATACTTGGTCCGGGCGATCTTTATTCCAGTATTGCGCCGTGTTTTTTGCCAAAAGATGCACCGGCGATTTTTAAAAAATCCAAAGGTAAAAAGATTTTGGTGAGCAACACGGTGGCGCGTATCGGGGAAACGCATGGGTTCACGATTGCGAAATTCGCTGCCGAAGTGGAAAAATATATGGGTAGCGAATTGGATTTCGTTTTGTATCATAATGGAATTATTGATGATGATATTTTGAACTCGTATCGCAAAGAAAATCCCGAGATTGGCGAATTGCTGTCAATTGACGATGATTTGCCAAAAAATAAATTTATCGGTCGGGATATTTACAAAAAAAATAAGTTTGCCTATGATTCAAAAAAAGTTATTGCCAATATTTTTAAATTATTAAAACTGTAA
- a CDS encoding ZIP family metal transporter gives MAILLMIILASFAITLCVWAAVLFLMFKKEILEKILMFLVSLSAGALMGGAFLHLLPEAAEELESELLFGVFLASFVFFFLLEKIIHWRHCHKADCEIHSFGYMNLAGDAVHNFIDGLTIASTFMVNPALGISTTLAVAIHEIPQEIGDFGVLVYSGFKKKTALLINYAVAMTVVIGGIAGYFFFSHLQSALPYLLPFAAGGFVYIAASDLMPEIRKEMNFKKSMISFSVFIAGILMMYLVKSIGE, from the coding sequence ATGGCAATTTTACTAATGATTATTTTGGCGAGTTTTGCGATTACTCTGTGCGTTTGGGCGGCAGTGTTGTTTTTGATGTTTAAAAAAGAAATTCTGGAAAAAATCTTAATGTTTTTGGTGTCGCTGTCGGCGGGAGCTTTGATGGGCGGCGCGTTTTTGCATCTTTTGCCCGAAGCGGCCGAAGAGCTGGAATCGGAATTGTTGTTCGGCGTGTTTCTGGCGTCGTTCGTTTTTTTCTTTTTGCTGGAAAAGATTATTCATTGGCGGCATTGCCACAAAGCCGACTGCGAAATACATTCTTTCGGATATATGAATCTCGCGGGCGACGCGGTGCATAATTTTATTGACGGACTGACGATTGCCAGCACATTTATGGTGAATCCCGCGCTGGGCATATCCACGACGCTGGCGGTGGCGATTCACGAAATTCCGCAAGAAATCGGCGATTTCGGCGTGCTGGTCTATTCGGGATTTAAAAAGAAAACCGCGCTTTTGATCAATTACGCGGTGGCGATGACCGTGGTGATCGGCGGTATCGCGGGCTATTTTTTCTTTTCGCATTTGCAAAGCGCTTTGCCGTATCTTTTGCCGTTTGCCGCCGGCGGATTTGTTTATATCGCCGCGTCGGATTTGATGCCCGAAATTCGCAAAGAAATGAATTTTAAAAAATCAATGATTTCTTTTTCGGTGTTTATCGCCGGAATATTGATGATGTATTTAGTCAAATCGATCGGCGAATAA
- a CDS encoding DUF134 domain-containing protein gives MVRPRLCRRIKFNPEVNYFKPQGIPVRCLEVVEMSLEEMEALRLKNLKGLEQIQAAQKMNTSQSTFARILASAHQKIADALINGKAIKIEK, from the coding sequence ATGGTCAGGCCCAGATTGTGCCGCAGAATAAAATTTAATCCGGAAGTCAATTATTTTAAACCGCAGGGGATACCCGTGCGCTGTTTGGAAGTGGTTGAAATGTCGCTGGAAGAAATGGAAGCGTTGCGTTTGAAAAATTTGAAAGGATTGGAGCAAATTCAAGCCGCGCAAAAAATGAACACCTCGCAAAGCACCTTCGCGCGCATTCTGGCATCCGCCCACCAAAAAATCGCCGACGCCCTGATTAACGGCAAAGCGATTAAGATAGAAAAATAA